The nucleotide sequence GAAAACACGGCAATCATGCGCTTCAACGGCGATATTGAACGTGATCAGATCGATGCTCAGCGGGTCATCCTTATCAACATGGACCCGCCGGTGCACACGAAGGCGCGCCGCATCATCGCGAAGGGCTTCACCCCGCGCGCAGTTAGTGGCCTGCAGGACGCACTAACGGAGCGCGCCGCGCGCATCGTGCATGAGGCGAAGAAAGAGGGCAGCGGCGACTTCGTTCAGCAGGTCGCCTGCGAGCTGCCGTTACAGGCAATTGCCGAACTGCTCGGCGTTCCGCAAGAAGATCGGCGCAAAATCTTCGACTGGTCCAACGAGATGATCGGATACGACGATCCCGAATACGATATCGATCCACTCGCGGCGTCCACGGAACTCATGGGCTACGCCTGGAATATGGCCGAAGACCGCCGTAAGTGTCCGGTCGACGACATTGTCACCAAATTAGTCACAGCCGACATTGATGGTGAATCGCTCGCCTCAGAAGAGTTCGGCTTCTTCGTCATCCTTCTTGCAGTTGCTGGCAATGAGACGACTCGCAATGCGATTACACACGGCATGAAGGCGTTCATCGACCACCCCGACCAGTGGGAAATCTTCAAGGAACAGCAGCCGCGCACCACACCGGACGAGATCGTTCGGTGGGCAACCCCGGTCACGGCATTTCAGCGCACGGCTACCGAGGACACGGAGCTCGGCGGGCAGGCGATTAAAAAGGGCCAGCGCGTCGGGCTATTCTACGCGTCAGCAAACTTCGATGAAGAGGCATTCGAGGAGCCGCAGAAGTTCAATATCCTCCGCGACCCCAACCCGCACGTGGGTTTCGGCGGCACCGGAACGCACTATTGCATCGGAGCCAACCTCGCTCGCTTAGAGATCGACCTTATGTTCAAGGCGATCGCGGACGCCATGCCGAACATCCGCGAGATCGGTCCGCCGGTGCGGCTGCGTTCGGGCTGGCTCAACGGGATCAAACACTATCCCGTGGCGTATGAGTAGACATTCCCGACCACCGCTCCGAAATCCAGCAGCGAGCGTCATAGAAAACCCGCGAAAACCGGGGGGTTTTCTTGACACGCGCAGCTGGATTCGGGGGTGACGGCGTTATCAGGCCCCGGATTTGACCGATTCGAGGACCCAGTTGTGGAACTCGGCGATGTGGTGCTCGCTGGGCACCAGGACGCCGCCGTCCGCGTAAACCCGCGAATCTGTGGCTGCCTGGCAGCGCTCACACGCTTCGAAGTCTTGCTGGTTGACTCGATGGA is from Hoyosella subflava DQS3-9A1 and encodes:
- a CDS encoding cytochrome P450, with protein sequence MGEPRIPEGFDFTDPDLWAKRVPIEEFAELRKSAPVWWNPQPAGLSGFDDGGYWVVSKLADVKDISKKPEIFSSTENTAIMRFNGDIERDQIDAQRVILINMDPPVHTKARRIIAKGFTPRAVSGLQDALTERAARIVHEAKKEGSGDFVQQVACELPLQAIAELLGVPQEDRRKIFDWSNEMIGYDDPEYDIDPLAASTELMGYAWNMAEDRRKCPVDDIVTKLVTADIDGESLASEEFGFFVILLAVAGNETTRNAITHGMKAFIDHPDQWEIFKEQQPRTTPDEIVRWATPVTAFQRTATEDTELGGQAIKKGQRVGLFYASANFDEEAFEEPQKFNILRDPNPHVGFGGTGTHYCIGANLARLEIDLMFKAIADAMPNIREIGPPVRLRSGWLNGIKHYPVAYE